One stretch of Nicotiana tabacum cultivar K326 chromosome 18, ASM71507v2, whole genome shotgun sequence DNA includes these proteins:
- the LOC107766591 gene encoding transcription factor LHW — MGYLLKEVLKTLCGVNQWSYAVFWKIGCQNTKLLIWEESYYQPLTFSEVHGISGLENPELSFQDWGVCNSQLMNQAGERVHLLVNKMMTESQFNLVGEGLVGRAAVTGNHQWFHSDGFSRVAHPPEVLKELTQQFNAGIKTIAVVPILPHGVVQFGSCSHIMENMGFVEDARMLISQLGCVPGVLLSDENAMKDPAVNTAPVSLDSYGRAKSMISAPVIASCSYQNNLSQTDSFVGQTSSLASQVQNRIMSTDATFRAPNMTQSFVDSHDHQFHNIVPEVKANLSPNCHLINNAIKAEVISPNSNIWTSQQSSLHIPRSPFHQQSSIDSLTVDSGSLRLFEQGITSNAGSHDFGKINSCTKSTGNGHSSYVGNDVITNHTSDGQSSQFMWDESNRIVENDLFQALSIMLTQNEHTCSSKYMQEVYGEKHEYLEQSAFLENNKYEDSCVQGHSGDDLFDVLGADLKNKLLNERNSYQSKRPDADTKDRIKNNSTSTSIISQYVASSTVNQGKSNSGAFSAAGFERLLDSIASKPSVKQNLDDDVSCRTTITNLSSSSAPNAASSYGQAGFSSQIQGEVFGQPKTLAKSGAMVSRSFRSECSNENTGAYSQSSSIYGSQISSWVEQGHDTKPTSSVSTGYSKKPDETSKTGRKRLKPGENPRPRPKDRQMIQDRVKELREIVPNGAKCSIDALLERTIKHMLFLQSVTKHADKLKQTGESKIISKEGGLLLKDNSEGGATWAYEVGSQSMVCPIIVEDLNQPRQMLVEMLCEERGLFLEIADIIRGLGLTILKGVMETRNDKIWARFAVEANRDVTRMDIFISLVRLLEQTSKGGAESSNAIGNNDITMVHSFHQAASIPATGRPCNLQ; from the exons ATGGGGTATTTGTTGAAAGAGGTTTTGAAGACACTTTGTGGAGTAAACCAATGGTCTTATGCTGTTTTTTGGAAGATCGGTTGCCAGAATACCAA GCTTTTAATTTGGGAAGAATCCTATTATCAACCCTTAACCTTCTCTGAAGTTCATGGAATTTCTGGGCTTGAGAATCCTGAACTATCATTCCAAGATTGGGGTGTTTGTAATTCTCAGCTTATGAATCAAGCAGGGGAGAGAGTGCATTTACTCGTAAACAAAATGATGACGGAAAGTCAATTCAACCTAGTAGGAGAAGG ACTAGTTGGTCGGGCTGCAGTTACTGGGAATCATCAGTGGTTTCATTCAGATGGTTTTAGTAGAGTAGCTCATCCACCAGAG GTACTGAAAGAGCTGACTCAACAATTTAATGCTGGCATCAAG ACAATTGCAGTTGTTCCTATTCTTCCTCACGGTGTTGTCCAATTTGGATCATGCTCACAT ATAATGGAGAATATGGGTTTTGTGGAGGATGCGAGGATGCTGATAAGTCAACTAGGATGTGTTCCCGGTGTCTTGTTATCCGATGAAAATGCAATGAAAGATCCTGCAGTTAACACTGCACCAGTTTCTCTAGATTCTTATGGGAGAGCCAAATCGATGATCTCTGCTCCAGTTATTGCTAGCTGCAGTTATCAGAATAACTTAAGTCAGACTGACAGTTTCGTTGGTCAAACTTCCTCTCTGGCTTCACAAGTTCAGAACAGAATCATGTCTACTGATGCAACATTTCGAGCCCCCAATATGACCCAAAGTTTTGTTGATTCTCATGATCATCAGTTTCACAATATTGTTCCAGAGGTGAAAGCAAACCTGTCTCCTAATTGCCACCTAATAAATAATGCAATTAAAGCAGAGGTAATTTCTCCAAATTCCAACATATGGACGAGTCAACAATCTTCTTTGCACATTCCGAGGTCTCCCTTTCATCAGCAATCTTCTATTGATTCATTAACTGTAGATAGTGGCAGCTTAAGGTTGTTTGAACAGGGGATCACTTCAAATGCTGGTAGCCATGATTTTGGCAAAATCAACTCTTGCACAAAATCTACTGGAAATGGGCATTCGTCTTATGTTGGGAACGATGTGATTACCAATCATACTTCTGATGGTCAGAGTTCACAATTTATGTGGGATGAGAGTAACAGAATAGTAGAAAACGATTTGTTTCAAGCACTCAGTATTATGTTAACACAGAATGAGCACACGTGTTCAAGCAAGTACATGCAAGAGGTTTATGGTGAAAAACATGAATACCTGGAGCAGAGTGCTTTCCTTGAAAATAACAAATATGAAGATTCCTGTGTCCAAGGTCACTCGGGGGATGACCTCTTTGATGTTCTGGGtgctgatttaaaaaataaactaCTTAATGAAAGGAATAGTTATCAAAGTAAACGACCAGACGCGGACACAAAGGATCGGATTAAGAATAACTCTACTTCTACTTCCATAATTAGTCAGTATGTTGCTTCTTCGACAGTCAATCAAGGAAAATCCAATAGTGGAGCATTTTCTGCGGCTGGTTTTGAGCGTCTTTTGGATTCCATAGCATCCAAGCCTTCGGTCAAGCAGAATTTGGATGACGATGTTTCTTGTCGGACAACAATAACGAATTTGAGTAGCTCCTCTGCTCCAAATGCTGCATCTTCCTACGGCCAAGCAGGTTTCTCTAGTCAAATTCAAGGAGAGGTATTTGGTCAGCCCAAGACTCTTGCAAAATCAGGAGCAATGGTTTCTCGTTCATTTAGATCTGAGTGCTCTAATGAAAACACAGGAGCCTATTCGCAGAGTAGTTCAATTTATGGGTCACAAATTAGTTCATGGGTGGAACAGGGTCATGATACAAAGCCAACTAGCAGTGTTTCTACTGGATATTCTAAGAAGCCTGATGAGACGAGCAAAACCGGCCGCAAAAGGCTTAAACCAGGAGAGAATCCTAGACCAAGGCCTAAAGACCGGCAAATGATCCAAGATCGTGTGAAAGAATTGCGAGAAATTGTTCCAAATGGGGCAAAG TGTAGCATTGATGCACTACTGGAACGCACGATCAAGCACATGCTTTTCTTGCAGAGTGTAACCAAGCATGCTGACAAATTAAAGCAGACTGGAGAGTCAAAG ATAATCAGCAAGGAAGGAGGACTGCTTTTAAAAGATAATTCTGAAGGAGGAGCAACATGGGCATATGAAGTTGGTTCACAGTCTATGGTCTGCCCTATAATAGTTGAGGATCTGAATCAACCTCGTCAAATGCTTGTAGAG ATGCTTTGTGAAGAACGAGGTCTGTTTCTGGAAATAGCCGACATAATAAGAGGATTGGGCTTGACAATCTTAAAAGGGGTTATGGAAACGAGGAATGACAAAATATGGGCAAGGTTCGCCGTAGAG GCAAACAGAGACGTGACTAGGATGGATATATTCATCTCACTTGTTCGCCTCTTGGAGCAAACATCTAAAGGTGGAGCAGAATCTTCTAATGCCATCGGTAATAATGACATAACGATGGTGCATTCATTTCACCAAGCAGCTTCAATACCTGCAACAGGCAGACCATGTAATTTACAATGA